From the genome of Dickeya aquatica, one region includes:
- the pyrE gene encoding orotate phosphoribosyltransferase, translated as MKAYQRQFIEFALSKQVLKFGEFTLKSGRISPYFFNAGLFNTGRDLALLGRFYAAALVDAGVEFDVLFGPAYKGIPIATTTAVALAEHHDRDVPYCFNRKEAKTHGEGGNLVGSPLQGRIMLVDDVITAGTAIRESMALIAAQGATLAGVLIALDRQERGQAELSAIQEVERDYQCKVTSIITLQELIRYLAEKPELAAHLDAVTAYRAQFGV; from the coding sequence ATGAAGGCCTATCAGCGCCAGTTTATCGAGTTCGCACTGAGCAAACAGGTTTTGAAGTTTGGCGAATTTACCCTGAAGTCCGGGCGCATCAGCCCCTATTTCTTTAATGCCGGTCTGTTTAATACCGGGCGTGACCTGGCGTTACTGGGGCGGTTTTATGCGGCGGCGCTGGTGGATGCAGGCGTTGAGTTTGATGTGCTGTTCGGGCCCGCTTACAAAGGCATTCCGATTGCCACCACCACCGCCGTGGCGCTGGCCGAGCACCACGATCGCGATGTGCCTTACTGCTTTAACCGCAAAGAGGCCAAAACGCACGGTGAAGGCGGCAATCTGGTCGGCAGCCCGTTGCAAGGGCGCATTATGCTGGTGGATGACGTTATCACCGCAGGCACGGCCATTCGTGAATCGATGGCGCTTATCGCCGCGCAGGGTGCCACGCTCGCCGGGGTATTGATAGCGCTGGATCGCCAGGAGCGCGGGCAGGCCGAGTTGTCTGCGATTCAGGAAGTGGAGCGGGATTATCAGTGCAAAGTGACATCCATCATCACGTTGCAGGAACTGATTCGCTATCTGGCCGAAAAACCGGAGCTGGCCGCGCATCTGGACGCAGTAACGGCGTATCGCGCACAGTTCGGCGTATAA
- the coaD gene encoding pantetheine-phosphate adenylyltransferase, protein MTKTRAIYPGTFDPMTNGHLDLLTRATRMFDHLILAIAASPGKNTLFTLEERVSLAKAATGHLNNVDVIGFTDLMANFAHQQHATILVRGLRAVSDFEYELQLAKMNHHLMPTLESVFLMPSEQWSFISSTLVKEVARHGGDVSHFLPPPVASALLEKLAGK, encoded by the coding sequence ATGACAAAGACTAGAGCGATTTATCCCGGCACATTTGATCCGATGACCAACGGGCACCTCGACCTGCTGACACGCGCCACCCGTATGTTTGACCATTTGATTCTGGCCATCGCCGCCAGCCCGGGAAAGAACACTCTGTTTACACTCGAAGAGCGAGTCTCGCTGGCAAAAGCCGCAACCGGCCACCTGAATAACGTGGACGTGATAGGTTTTACCGACCTGATGGCTAATTTTGCTCACCAGCAGCACGCCACCATTCTGGTTCGCGGGCTGCGGGCCGTGTCTGATTTTGAATATGAGTTGCAACTGGCAAAGATGAACCACCACCTGATGCCAACGCTGGAAAGCGTTTTTCTGATGCCATCGGAGCAGTGGTCGTTTATCTCTTCGACGCTGGTAAAAGAAGTGGCCCGACACGGCGGCGATGTGTCACATTTTCTGCCACCCCCGGTCGCCAGCGCACTGCTGGAAAAGTTAGCCGGAAAATAG
- a CDS encoding ferritin-like domain-containing protein, with protein sequence MKSKLLTGLGLLLATLSFSALSAQSTLDRDAQTALRTALHDEYHAEAFYAAVTEKWGPVAPFKNIIQAEQNHAHMLAQLMQSYGIPVPPNTLSGSDRIKKSVPATLKQACAMAAKAEIANRDMYDKTLIALVSRHRDIVTVFQKLRDASQDNHLPAFKRCQ encoded by the coding sequence ATGAAAAGCAAACTGCTCACAGGTTTAGGTTTACTGCTCGCCACGCTGTCCTTCTCTGCGCTGTCCGCGCAATCAACGTTGGACAGAGATGCTCAGACTGCACTACGTACCGCACTGCATGATGAGTATCACGCCGAAGCGTTCTATGCGGCGGTGACAGAAAAATGGGGCCCGGTTGCACCGTTTAAAAACATTATTCAGGCTGAACAAAACCACGCGCATATGCTGGCACAACTGATGCAAAGTTACGGTATACCGGTTCCTCCCAATACCTTATCTGGCAGCGACAGAATCAAGAAAAGCGTACCGGCTACGTTAAAACAGGCGTGCGCAATGGCGGCCAAGGCCGAAATAGCCAACCGCGACATGTATGACAAAACCTTAATTGCACTCGTCAGCCGCCATCGCGACATCGTGACTGTGTTTCAAAAACTGCGGGATGCATCGCAAGATAACCACCTGCCCGCGTTTAAACGCTGCCAATAA
- the dut gene encoding dUTP diphosphatase produces the protein MMKKIDVKILDARIGQQFPLPTYATPGSAGLDLRACLDGNVELAAGETTLVPTGLAIHIADPSLAAVILPRSGLGHKHGVVLGNLVGLIDSDYQGQLMVSVWNRGSQSFTITPGERIAQMVFVPVVQAEFTLVNDFVGSERGEGGFGHSGRH, from the coding sequence ATGATGAAAAAAATCGACGTAAAAATTCTTGATGCGCGTATCGGGCAGCAATTCCCGCTGCCCACTTATGCGACCCCCGGTTCCGCCGGACTGGACTTGCGCGCCTGTCTGGATGGCAATGTGGAACTGGCAGCGGGTGAAACCACGCTGGTGCCAACCGGGCTGGCTATTCATATTGCCGACCCGTCACTGGCGGCGGTGATCCTGCCGCGCTCGGGGCTGGGCCATAAGCATGGTGTGGTGCTGGGTAATCTGGTCGGGCTGATTGACTCTGATTATCAGGGGCAGTTGATGGTGTCGGTGTGGAACCGTGGCAGCCAGTCTTTTACCATTACGCCCGGCGAGCGCATCGCCCAGATGGTGTTTGTACCGGTCGTGCAGGCTGAGTTTACTCTGGTCAACGATTTCGTCGGCAGCGAACGAGGAGAAGGGGGTTTCGGCCACTCCGGTCGTCACTAA
- the mutM gene encoding bifunctional DNA-formamidopyrimidine glycosylase/DNA-(apurinic or apyrimidinic site) lyase codes for MPELPEVETSRRGISPWLVGHTIAYAEVRNARLRWPVSPEILSLSDTPVLSVQRRAKYLLIELPAGWIIVHLGMSGSLRVLPEYSEPGKHDHVDLVMDSGKVLRYTDPRRFGAWLWCTDLATSPHLSHLGPEPLDEVFSAAYLFAQSRGRKTAIKQWIMDNKTVVGVGNIYASESLFSAGILPGRPAGSLSEAEAGQLVRAIKQVLQRSIEQGCTTLRDFLQSDGKPGYFAQALQVYGRSGEPCHHCGTAIDSIKQGQRSTFFCKRCQR; via the coding sequence ATGCCTGAATTACCCGAGGTAGAAACCAGTCGCCGCGGCATTTCACCGTGGCTGGTTGGCCATACCATTGCGTATGCTGAGGTGCGTAACGCACGTTTGCGCTGGCCGGTCTCTCCTGAAATTTTGTCACTGAGCGATACGCCGGTGCTAAGCGTGCAGCGGCGCGCTAAATATCTGCTGATTGAGCTGCCTGCGGGCTGGATTATTGTCCATCTTGGGATGTCGGGTAGCCTGCGGGTCTTGCCGGAGTACAGTGAGCCGGGCAAACATGACCATGTTGATCTGGTGATGGATAGCGGTAAGGTGCTGCGCTACACCGACCCAAGGCGCTTTGGCGCATGGTTGTGGTGCACGGATTTAGCGACCAGCCCGCATCTTTCGCATCTGGGGCCGGAGCCGCTGGATGAAGTGTTTTCTGCCGCATACCTTTTTGCGCAGTCTCGTGGCAGAAAGACGGCGATAAAACAGTGGATTATGGATAACAAAACCGTGGTTGGCGTGGGGAATATTTACGCCAGTGAATCCCTGTTTAGCGCCGGTATCCTGCCGGGCAGGCCCGCGGGGTCATTGTCTGAGGCTGAAGCCGGGCAACTGGTGCGGGCGATTAAACAGGTGTTGCAACGCTCCATCGAACAAGGCTGCACCACGCTGCGCGATTTTCTGCAATCGGACGGTAAGCCGGGCTATTTTGCGCAGGCGCTACAGGTCTATGGCCGCAGCGGTGAGCCATGCCATCACTGTGGTACAGCGATAGACAGCATCAAGCAGGGGCAGCGCAGTACCTTTTTTTGTAAACGCTGCCAGCGATAG
- the radC gene encoding RadC family protein has product MEWIDGCAPREKLLALGVAALSDVELLAIFLRTGVDGVNVMQLAQNLLQQFGSLHQLMTADWAAFSTVRGVGVSKYTQLQAVAELSRRLFSSHLAREDAMLNPQVTQQYLQLLLAHHEREVFLVMFLDNQHRMIEHQEMFAGTLHSVEVHPREIVREALKLNAAALILAHNHPSGRAEPSQADRLITSRIMTACQLLDIRVLDHLVIGRGEYVSFAERGWI; this is encoded by the coding sequence ATGGAATGGATTGACGGATGCGCGCCGCGTGAAAAATTGCTGGCGCTGGGGGTGGCGGCGCTCAGTGATGTTGAATTACTGGCGATTTTTCTGCGTACCGGGGTTGACGGTGTGAATGTGATGCAACTGGCGCAAAACCTGTTGCAGCAGTTTGGCTCGCTGCATCAACTGATGACGGCTGACTGGGCGGCTTTTAGCACGGTGCGTGGGGTAGGGGTTTCCAAGTACACCCAGTTGCAGGCAGTGGCAGAATTGTCCCGACGGCTGTTCTCTTCTCATCTGGCACGGGAGGACGCCATGCTCAATCCACAGGTGACGCAGCAATACCTGCAATTGTTGCTGGCTCATCATGAGCGGGAGGTGTTTCTGGTGATGTTTCTGGATAATCAGCATCGGATGATTGAGCACCAAGAGATGTTTGCCGGCACGCTGCACAGTGTGGAAGTGCACCCGCGTGAAATCGTGCGAGAAGCGTTAAAGCTAAATGCCGCCGCGCTGATTCTGGCTCACAATCATCCTTCGGGGCGGGCGGAGCCCAGCCAGGCTGACCGGTTGATTACCAGTCGCATCATGACGGCCTGCCAGTTACTGGATATTCGGGTGCTTGATCATCTGGTGATTGGGCGCGGCGAATACGTCTCTTTTGCCGAGCGGGGCTGGATTTGA
- the coaBC gene encoding bifunctional phosphopantothenoylcysteine decarboxylase/phosphopantothenate--cysteine ligase CoaBC, translating into MTDSSSLHGHSGTLLAEKQQAETPLLGKHIVLGISGGIAAYKCPELVRRLRERGAQVRVVMTPAASAFITPLTLQAVSGYPVSTDLLDPAAEAAMGHIELGKWADLVLLAPASADLIARLAAGMANDLLTTVCLATAAPVALAPAMNQQMYRAAATQHNLQLLSSRAVMLWGPDSGSQACGDVGPGRMLDPQDIVARVVAHFTGDTGVNDLQHLKIMITAGPTREALDPVRFISNHSSGRMGFAIAAAAAARGAQVTLVAGPVSLPTPAGVNRVDVTTALEMHQTVMHHAHAQHIVIGCAAVADYRAQTIADEKIKKQGDEISVTLVKNPDIIADVAAMAENRPYVVGFAAETCNVEEYARQKLARKQLDLICANDVSLSDQGFNSENNTLHLFWPEGEKRLPHGSKHLLGQQLIDEIVCRYDEKNRRKNS; encoded by the coding sequence ATGACAGATTCTTCCAGTCTGCATGGGCACTCCGGCACGTTGCTGGCAGAAAAACAGCAGGCCGAGACGCCTCTGTTGGGCAAACACATTGTACTGGGTATCAGTGGCGGTATTGCGGCCTATAAATGCCCGGAGCTGGTCAGACGCCTGCGCGAGCGGGGGGCGCAAGTGCGTGTGGTGATGACGCCTGCCGCCAGCGCGTTTATCACGCCACTCACCCTGCAAGCGGTCAGCGGTTATCCGGTTTCGACCGACTTGCTTGACCCGGCAGCGGAAGCGGCGATGGGGCATATTGAGCTAGGGAAGTGGGCCGATCTGGTGCTGCTGGCACCCGCCTCAGCCGACCTTATCGCGCGCCTGGCAGCAGGCATGGCCAATGACTTGCTCACCACCGTGTGCCTGGCCACGGCTGCGCCCGTCGCACTGGCTCCGGCCATGAACCAGCAGATGTACCGTGCCGCCGCCACACAGCATAACCTCCAGCTATTGTCATCGCGTGCCGTGATGCTCTGGGGGCCGGATAGCGGCAGCCAGGCCTGTGGCGATGTCGGCCCCGGCCGGATGCTCGACCCGCAAGATATCGTGGCCCGGGTGGTGGCACATTTCACCGGTGATACCGGTGTCAACGATCTGCAACACCTGAAGATTATGATAACGGCCGGCCCGACGCGTGAAGCGCTCGACCCGGTGCGGTTTATCAGCAATCACAGTTCGGGGAGAATGGGGTTTGCTATCGCCGCCGCCGCCGCCGCCCGCGGGGCGCAAGTCACTCTGGTCGCCGGCCCGGTGAGCCTGCCTACTCCCGCAGGCGTCAACCGCGTTGACGTCACCACCGCGCTGGAGATGCACCAGACGGTCATGCATCACGCTCACGCACAGCACATCGTGATAGGCTGTGCCGCCGTGGCTGACTACCGTGCGCAAACCATCGCCGATGAAAAGATCAAAAAGCAGGGGGATGAAATCAGTGTCACTCTGGTGAAAAATCCAGATATCATCGCCGATGTCGCAGCGATGGCGGAAAACCGTCCTTATGTCGTCGGGTTTGCTGCCGAAACCTGTAATGTGGAAGAATACGCGCGCCAGAAGCTGGCCCGCAAGCAGCTTGACCTGATCTGCGCGAATGATGTTTCCCTTTCCGATCAAGGCTTTAATTCGGAAAATAACACGTTACACCTTTTCTGGCCGGAGGGTGAAAAACGCCTGCCGCACGGCAGCAAACACCTGTTGGGCCAACAGTTAATTGACGAGATTGTCTGCCGTTATGATGAAAAAAATCGACGTAAAAATTCTTGA
- a CDS encoding YidH family protein translates to MNLPPSPPPAQQAAPARSPHWQQQGHAPDYRFSLANERTFLAWIRTALAFLAGAIAIDQFAPMLATPVLRTVAAIFLSLASALLAWMAYRRWAGNERAMRTGQPLPYTRLLLVMASLVCTLSLGLALVMVWH, encoded by the coding sequence ATGAACCTTCCACCTTCACCACCGCCAGCACAGCAGGCTGCTCCGGCCCGTTCGCCTCACTGGCAACAGCAAGGACACGCGCCGGACTACCGCTTCTCGCTGGCCAATGAGCGCACGTTTCTGGCCTGGATTCGTACCGCGCTGGCGTTTCTCGCCGGGGCCATCGCCATCGACCAGTTTGCCCCGATGCTGGCGACACCGGTGCTGCGCACGGTGGCGGCTATCTTTCTGTCGCTGGCCTCAGCGCTGCTGGCGTGGATGGCCTATCGCCGCTGGGCGGGCAATGAACGGGCGATGCGCACCGGCCAACCGCTGCCCTACACCCGGTTACTGTTGGTGATGGCAAGTCTGGTCTGTACCCTGTCGTTGGGTCTGGCACTGGTCATGGTGTGGCACTAA
- a CDS encoding glycosyltransferase family 2 protein, whose product MSRKRLSVVLISHNAAELLPDCLASVQWADEIIVLDSGSQDATLDIARRYGAQVYQNTDWHGFGQQRQLAQQYASGDYIFMIDTDERVTPPLRQAIEAVLEAPADNTVYRCARRNLFLGRFMRHSGWYPDAVIRLYPRHYRYNNNAVHESLDYGSAKVVSLHGDLMHLTCRNLFDFQKKQLAYAQAWATERFQQGKRCRFSAIVLHTLGAFVKTWLLRAGFLDGKQGFLLALVNAQYTFNKYTGLWALARQPHSPSERQPQESQHDKD is encoded by the coding sequence ATGAGCCGAAAACGCCTGTCTGTTGTGCTCATCAGCCACAATGCTGCCGAGCTGTTACCCGACTGTCTGGCCTCCGTTCAGTGGGCAGATGAAATTATCGTACTGGATTCAGGCAGTCAGGATGCCACACTGGATATCGCCCGCCGCTATGGCGCACAGGTCTACCAAAATACCGACTGGCACGGCTTCGGCCAGCAGCGCCAGCTGGCGCAGCAGTACGCCAGCGGCGATTATATTTTCATGATTGACACCGATGAACGGGTCACACCGCCGCTGCGTCAGGCTATCGAGGCGGTGCTGGAGGCACCGGCTGACAACACGGTGTATCGCTGTGCCCGCCGTAACCTGTTCCTCGGGCGGTTTATGCGACACAGCGGCTGGTACCCGGATGCCGTCATCCGGCTCTATCCGAGACATTACCGTTATAACAACAATGCCGTACATGAGTCGCTGGATTACGGCAGTGCAAAGGTTGTCTCGCTGCACGGCGACCTGATGCACCTGACATGCCGCAATCTGTTCGATTTTCAAAAAAAGCAGCTCGCTTACGCTCAGGCGTGGGCCACCGAGCGTTTTCAACAGGGCAAACGCTGCCGTTTTTCGGCCATTGTGCTGCATACGCTGGGGGCATTTGTCAAAACCTGGCTCTTGCGCGCGGGCTTCCTTGATGGCAAGCAGGGGTTTCTGCTCGCGCTGGTCAATGCGCAATACACCTTTAACAAATATACTGGACTGTGGGCGTTAGCACGCCAGCCACACTCGCCTTCAGAACGTCAGCCTCAGGAAAGCCAGCATGACAAAGACTAG
- the rpmB gene encoding 50S ribosomal protein L28, which produces MSRVCQVTGKRPVTGNNRSHAMNATKRRFLPNLHSHRFWVEGEKRFVTLRVSAKGMRVIDKKGIEAVLADLRARGEKY; this is translated from the coding sequence ATGTCCCGAGTCTGCCAAGTTACTGGCAAGCGTCCGGTGACGGGTAACAACCGTTCCCACGCAATGAATGCGACTAAACGCCGTTTTCTGCCAAACCTGCATTCCCATCGTTTTTGGGTTGAAGGTGAAAAGCGTTTTGTAACGCTGCGCGTATCTGCTAAAGGTATGCGTGTTATCGATAAAAAGGGTATCGAAGCGGTTTTGGCCGATCTGCGTGCCCGTGGTGAAAAGTATTAA
- a CDS encoding DUF202 domain-containing protein codes for MMPRPATVIRDPGLQPERTRLAWSRTAFLLLLNSLLLFKASGQTHDLMWLIPGGLLLAMSAMTYLWARLRLSILAQNGHPCSRASRLIMRLLTLVVVLSALSLSAVMYYGPPLSGEANVFDLPVWVYLCAISRRQKIN; via the coding sequence ATGATGCCGCGCCCTGCCACCGTGATCCGCGACCCCGGCTTACAACCGGAACGCACGCGGCTTGCCTGGTCCCGTACCGCCTTCCTCCTGTTGCTCAACAGCCTGCTGCTGTTCAAGGCCAGCGGGCAAACGCACGACCTGATGTGGCTGATACCCGGCGGCCTGTTACTGGCGATGAGCGCGATGACCTATCTATGGGCGCGTTTGCGCCTGAGCATACTGGCGCAAAACGGCCACCCTTGTAGCCGGGCATCACGCCTGATAATGCGCCTGCTCACGCTGGTGGTGGTGCTGTCCGCCTTAAGCCTGTCAGCGGTGATGTATTACGGCCCGCCCCTCTCGGGTGAGGCAAACGTTTTTGATCTGCCTGTCTGGGTATACCTCTGCGCTATATCCCGGCGGCAGAAAATAAATTAA
- the rph gene encoding ribonuclease PH — protein MRPTGRSAPQIRPLTFTRHYTKHAEGSVLVEFGDTKVLCTATVEEGVPRFLKGQGQGWITAEYGMLPRATHSRNAREAARGKQGGRTLEIQRLIARSLRAAVDLAKLGEYTITLDCDVLQADGGTRTASITGACVALADALNGLVASGKLKTSPLKGMVAAVSVGIVNGEAVCDLEYVEDSAAETDMNVVMTEDGRMIEIQGTAEGEPFSHDELLSLLALARQGIEEIVRAQKAALAA, from the coding sequence ATGCGCCCAACAGGTCGAAGTGCCCCGCAAATTCGCCCTCTCACATTTACCCGTCACTACACCAAACATGCCGAAGGGTCGGTTTTGGTGGAGTTTGGCGATACCAAGGTGCTGTGCACCGCCACCGTAGAGGAAGGGGTACCGCGCTTTCTGAAAGGTCAGGGACAAGGCTGGATTACCGCGGAATACGGTATGTTGCCGCGTGCCACCCACAGCCGTAACGCCCGCGAAGCCGCCAGAGGCAAGCAGGGCGGCCGCACGCTGGAAATTCAGCGCCTGATAGCCCGCTCCCTGCGCGCCGCGGTCGATTTGGCCAAACTCGGTGAGTACACCATCACGCTGGACTGCGACGTATTGCAGGCTGACGGCGGTACACGCACCGCCTCGATTACCGGTGCCTGTGTGGCGCTGGCGGATGCGCTCAATGGCCTGGTCGCCAGTGGTAAGCTGAAAACCAGCCCGCTGAAAGGCATGGTCGCGGCGGTATCGGTCGGCATCGTCAACGGCGAGGCGGTGTGTGATCTTGAATATGTCGAGGATTCAGCGGCAGAAACCGACATGAACGTGGTGATGACCGAAGATGGCCGCATGATAGAAATTCAGGGCACCGCCGAAGGTGAGCCGTTCAGCCATGACGAATTGCTCTCCCTGCTGGCGCTGGCGCGTCAGGGGATTGAAGAGATTGTCCGTGCGCAAAAAGCCGCACTGGCGGCGTAA
- the dgcA gene encoding N-acetyl-D-Glu racemase DgcA, translating into MRHLHIETVELPLARPFAIARGTRTAVTVVRVTLEENGFIGRGECTPTAHYQETPVSVSQQLESVRQAVESGLSLAALQLALPPGSARNALDCALWRLNAALARQTLWQHLAMTPPSSVITAETLSLDTLEKMTRAAADAASRGALLLKIKLDARQIVEKVSAIRQAAPAATLIVDANEAWSGLALEPLLHQLAGQGVAMVEQPLPAGQDAALAGFHHAIAVCADESCHHRGDIAALGDRYEIINIKLDKCGGLSEALAMVAEARRYGMRIMVGCMLGSSLAMEAALPVTLAAEHVDLDGPIWLAADSSPYLTYNLGRIWL; encoded by the coding sequence ATGCGACACCTGCATATTGAAACCGTAGAACTGCCGCTGGCGCGCCCGTTTGCCATTGCGCGCGGCACCCGCACCGCCGTTACCGTGGTGCGCGTCACGCTGGAAGAGAACGGGTTTATTGGCCGGGGAGAATGCACGCCCACCGCGCATTATCAGGAAACGCCCGTAAGCGTTAGCCAACAACTGGAAAGCGTGCGCCAGGCGGTGGAAAGCGGCCTCAGCCTCGCCGCGTTGCAGCTCGCGCTGCCGCCGGGTTCGGCTCGCAACGCACTCGATTGCGCGCTGTGGCGACTGAATGCGGCGCTGGCCAGACAAACGCTGTGGCAGCACCTTGCCATGACGCCGCCCTCGTCGGTTATCACCGCTGAAACCCTCAGTCTGGACACGCTGGAAAAGATGACTCGCGCAGCGGCCGATGCGGCGTCACGCGGGGCGCTGCTGCTAAAAATCAAGCTTGATGCCCGGCAAATTGTCGAGAAAGTTAGCGCCATTCGTCAGGCAGCCCCCGCCGCCACCCTGATTGTCGATGCCAATGAAGCCTGGAGCGGGCTGGCGCTGGAGCCATTGCTGCACCAGTTGGCCGGGCAGGGCGTGGCGATGGTCGAGCAACCGCTGCCCGCCGGGCAGGATGCGGCGCTGGCGGGCTTTCACCATGCAATTGCGGTGTGTGCCGATGAGAGCTGCCACCACCGGGGTGACATCGCCGCGCTGGGCGATCGCTATGAGATTATCAACATCAAGCTCGATAAATGCGGTGGCCTGAGCGAGGCGCTGGCGATGGTCGCTGAAGCCCGCCGCTACGGGATGCGCATTATGGTCGGCTGCATGCTCGGCTCCTCGCTGGCGATGGAGGCCGCGCTGCCGGTAACGCTGGCGGCCGAACATGTCGATCTCGACGGGCCGATTTGGCTGGCCGCCGACAGCTCACCGTACCTGACCTATAACCTTGGCCGAATCTGGCTGTAA
- the rpmG gene encoding 50S ribosomal protein L33 has protein sequence MAKGVREKIKLVSSAGTGHYYTTTKNKRTKPEKLELKKFDPVVRQHVLYKEAKIK, from the coding sequence ATGGCTAAAGGTGTTCGCGAGAAGATCAAGCTGGTTTCTTCTGCTGGTACTGGTCACTACTATACCACTACGAAGAACAAGCGTACTAAGCCGGAAAAACTGGAACTGAAAAAATTCGATCCAGTTGTCCGTCAGCACGTTCTCTACAAAGAAGCTAAAATCAAGTAA
- the dgcN gene encoding N-acetyltransferase DgcN: MLIPQPYLLFLGDVTDPLAVKTARGIHTWRAEQCVGQLRLPGSTVSLGLDDLDIAEARAQGAKTLVLGTANAGGFLPAHWLDTVRAAIAAGMNVANGLHQRLTDVPGLSALAEQHQVQLFDIRHMRPELTVGSGEARSGKRVLTVGTDCSVGKMYTSLALEAAMRKQGMKADFRATGQTGVLVAGDGIAIDAVIADFIAGAAEALSPANDDDHWDIVEGQGSLFHPSYAGVTTGLIHGAQPHWLVMCHEMGRPHMRHLPHQPMVELQECVEACLRTARVTSPAVQLAGLAINTSNYAEQDAREYCQALSARFGVPATDPIRFGIDDIAALLKAQG; this comes from the coding sequence ATGCTGATCCCTCAACCTTATCTGCTTTTTCTTGGCGATGTGACCGACCCGCTGGCGGTGAAAACCGCGCGCGGCATTCACACCTGGCGTGCCGAACAGTGTGTCGGGCAGTTGCGTCTGCCGGGCAGCACAGTGTCGCTGGGATTAGACGATCTGGACATTGCCGAAGCACGCGCCCAAGGGGCGAAAACGCTGGTGCTGGGCACGGCTAACGCCGGTGGCTTTCTGCCCGCGCACTGGCTTGATACCGTGCGCGCGGCCATCGCAGCGGGCATGAACGTCGCCAACGGCCTGCATCAGCGCCTGACAGACGTTCCCGGCTTGTCGGCACTGGCCGAACAGCATCAGGTGCAGTTATTCGATATTCGCCACATGCGCCCGGAACTGACGGTCGGCAGCGGTGAAGCGCGCAGCGGCAAACGGGTGTTGACCGTCGGCACCGACTGTTCGGTCGGCAAAATGTACACCTCGCTGGCGCTGGAAGCGGCGATGCGCAAACAGGGCATGAAGGCCGATTTTCGCGCCACCGGCCAGACGGGTGTGCTGGTCGCCGGTGACGGCATCGCTATTGACGCCGTGATTGCCGATTTTATTGCCGGTGCCGCCGAAGCGCTGTCACCGGCCAATGACGATGACCACTGGGATATCGTAGAAGGCCAGGGGTCACTGTTTCACCCCTCTTACGCGGGCGTGACAACCGGCCTCATCCACGGCGCGCAACCGCACTGGCTGGTGATGTGCCACGAAATGGGCCGCCCGCATATGCGCCACTTGCCGCACCAGCCGATGGTGGAGCTTCAGGAATGCGTCGAAGCCTGCCTGCGCACGGCACGGGTCACCAGCCCGGCGGTACAGCTGGCGGGGCTGGCCATCAACACCTCGAATTACGCCGAGCAGGACGCACGCGAGTATTGTCAGGCGTTGAGCGCACGCTTTGGCGTGCCGGCCACCGACCCGATTCGCTTTGGTATTGATGACATCGCCGCCCTGCTCAAGGCGCAAGGGTAA
- the slmA gene encoding nucleoid occlusion factor SlmA, with protein MAEKENTKRNRREEILQALAQMLESSDGSQRITTAKLAATVGVSEAALYRHFPSKTRMFDSLIEFIENSLTTRINLILQDEKDTFNRLRLILLLILGFAEKNPGLTRILTGHALMFEQDRLQGRINQLFDRIESQLRQVLREHKLRTGQAFRHDETLLASQLLAFCEGMLSRFTRSAFRTLPTQDFDTRWPLLAAQLQ; from the coding sequence ATGGCAGAGAAAGAGAATACGAAAAGGAATCGCCGCGAGGAAATTCTGCAAGCGCTGGCGCAAATGCTGGAATCGAGTGACGGCAGTCAGCGTATTACCACCGCCAAGCTTGCTGCCACCGTGGGTGTTTCTGAAGCCGCACTTTACCGGCACTTTCCCAGCAAAACACGCATGTTTGACAGCCTGATCGAATTTATCGAAAACAGCCTGACAACCCGTATCAACCTGATTTTGCAAGACGAAAAAGATACGTTTAACCGCCTGCGGCTGATTTTGCTGCTGATCCTGGGGTTTGCCGAAAAAAATCCCGGCCTGACGCGCATCCTCACCGGCCATGCACTGATGTTTGAGCAAGACCGCCTGCAAGGGCGCATCAACCAGTTGTTTGACCGTATCGAATCGCAGTTGCGTCAGGTGCTGCGTGAGCACAAATTGCGTACCGGTCAGGCATTTCGGCATGATGAAACGCTGCTCGCCAGCCAGTTGCTGGCCTTCTGCGAAGGGATGCTTTCCCGTTTTACCCGCTCGGCGTTTCGCACCCTGCCAACGCAGGATTTCGACACCCGCTGGCCGCTGCTGGCAGCGCAGTTGCAATAA